DNA from Synechococcus sp. CBW1108:
CACGCAGCAGGGCCTCGAGAAAGGTCCGGATCCGCTCAGCCGAAGGCGGGCAGCCCGGCAGGAAATGATCCACCGGGATCAACTCATGCAGGGGCAGCACCCGCTCCAGCAACTCAGGCACGATGCCCGGAGCATGGGGATGCTGGGCGCCGGTGTCGGCCAGCTCCACATAGCCGCGCTTCAGCACGCTCTGGCGGCTGCCGCCCTCGACGCCGGCCCAGAGGTTGCGCATGCCCGGCACGTTGGCACTGACGGCGCAGTCGCCGAAGGAGACCACCACCTTGCTGCGGGCCCGCAGCTGCAGGGCGAGTTCAAGGTTGTCGGCGTTGGCCACCGCCCCCTCCACCAGACACAGATCCACACCCTCGGGAAACACCTTGATGTCACTGGCCACCGGCGAGTAGACGATCTCCACCCGCTCGGCGAGCTCAAAGAGCCATTCGTCCAGATCGAGGAACGACATGTGGCAGCCGCTGCAGCCCGCCAGCCACACCGTGGCGAATCGCAGCTTTGGGGGTGTGGCAAGGGTCATTGGTTATGCCAAGGGTCATTGGTTGTGCCAGTGGTGCTCGGTGCGCGCCTCGACCAGCTGGTGGGCCCGCTCGGGGTGGGGCTGCTTCTCGCCGCTGCCATCCTCCTTGCGAAACAGGGCGCCGGTGGGGCACACATCGACGCACTTGCCGCAGTTGGTGCAGGCCGCCACCTCCCCCCAGGGCTGATCGAGGCCGGCGATGATCGAGCAGGAGCTGCCCCGATAGCCCACATCCCACACGTGGACTGCCTCGATCTCATCGCAGACCCGCACGCAGCGGGTGCAGAGGATGCAGCGATGGTGATCCAGGCTGAACAGGGGGTGGGAAGCGTCCACCTGGCGCCGGGGGTACTGGTAGGGGAAACGGGAGTGGTCCATGCCCACCTCCACCGCCACGGCCTGGAGCTCGCAGGCGCCGTTGGCGACGCAGACGGCGCACACATGGTTGCCTTCGGCGAAGAACAGCTCCACCGCCATGCGCCGGTAGGTGTCCAGCTCGGGGGTATGGGTGTGGACCACCATCCCATCGGCCACGGCGGTGACGCAGGCGGGCTCCAACTTGGGATGGCCCTCGATCACCACCAAGCAGAGGCGGCAAGCCCCCACCGGCGTGAGGCCATCGAGGTGGCAGAGGGTGGGCACCTGCAGGCCCGCCGAGCGGATCGCCTCCAACACAGTGGCGTCCCCGGCGGCGCTCACGGCGCGTCCATTGATCTGGAGCTGCAGTGTTGTCATGGCACGACGGGAGCCGAAATAGCAGCCTCGTATTCGGCGCGGAAAAACCGCAGGGTGCTCAGCACCGGATTGGGGGCCGACTGGCCCAGGCCGCAGAGGCTGGTGGCCTTGACCATGCCGCAGAGTTGCTCGAGCTGCACCAGATCAGCAGCCGTCGCCCGGCGCTCGACAAAACGATCCAGCAGCTGGGCCAGCTGCACCGTGCCGGCCCGACAGGGCAGGCACTTGCCGCAGCTTTCATCGACGCAGAAACGCATGAAATAGCGGGCCAGCTCCGGCATCGCCATCGCCCCATCGATCACCACCATGCCGCCGGAGCCCATGATCGAGCCCAGCGACTGCAGGCTCTCGTAATCCACCGGGGTGTCGAGCAGCGCCGCCGGCACGCAGCCGCCGGAGGGGCCGCCGGTCTGCACGGCCTTCACCTGCCCCGGTGGGCTCTGGCCCATGGCCTCGACGATGGTGCGCAGGCTGGTGCCCATCTCCACCTCAATCAGGCCCGTGTGCGGGATGGCGCCGGAAAGGGCGAAAACCTTGGTGCCCTTACTGGTGGCCGTGCCCATGGCGGCATACCAGTCACCGCCCTCCCGCAAGATCGCCGGCACGGCAGCAAAGGTTTCCACGTTGTTGATCAGGGTGGGCAGGCCCCACAGGCCCGACACCGCCGGGTAGGGCGGCCGTGGCCGGGGCGTGCCCCGCCCCCCCTCAATCGAGTGGAGCAGGGCCGTTTCCTCGCCACACACGTAGGCCCCGGCACCGATGCGCAGCTGGATCGGCAAGCCCGCCAGCACCCCACGGGCCTCGGCGGCACCGATGGCGGTGCGCAACCGCTCAATCGCCAGCGGATATTCGGCCCGCACGTAGATGAAGGCCTCGGCGGCGCCGACGGCATGGGCGGCGATCGCCATGCCCTCCAACAGCCGGTGGGGATCCCCCTCCAGCACCGCCCGGTCCATGAAGGCGCCGGGATCTCCCTCATCGGCGTTGCAGACGACCGCCCTAGTGGGGCTGGCCTGGGCGGCCACCAGCTGCCACTTGCGGCCGGTGGGATAGCCCGCACCGCCGCGGCCCCGCAGGC
Protein-coding regions in this window:
- a CDS encoding NADH-quinone oxidoreductase subunit F codes for the protein MGVSWRCCDATACRAAGAAALRQRLEAEVGADRVKPVGCLRLCGMGPLAAADHADGSTELVAGVAGERRLDLAHPFFLLQRSVVLERCGLVNPDSIDDAIAQGAYAALDRCRQLAPQAVIEQVARSGLRGRGGAGYPTGRKWQLVAAQASPTRAVVCNADEGDPGAFMDRAVLEGDPHRLLEGMAIAAHAVGAAEAFIYVRAEYPLAIERLRTAIGAAEARGVLAGLPIQLRIGAGAYVCGEETALLHSIEGGRGTPRPRPPYPAVSGLWGLPTLINNVETFAAVPAILREGGDWYAAMGTATSKGTKVFALSGAIPHTGLIEVEMGTSLRTIVEAMGQSPPGQVKAVQTGGPSGGCVPAALLDTPVDYESLQSLGSIMGSGGMVVIDGAMAMPELARYFMRFCVDESCGKCLPCRAGTVQLAQLLDRFVERRATAADLVQLEQLCGMVKATSLCGLGQSAPNPVLSTLRFFRAEYEAAISAPVVP
- the hoxU gene encoding bidirectional hydrogenase complex protein HoxU translates to MTTLQLQINGRAVSAAGDATVLEAIRSAGLQVPTLCHLDGLTPVGACRLCLVVIEGHPKLEPACVTAVADGMVVHTHTPELDTYRRMAVELFFAEGNHVCAVCVANGACELQAVAVEVGMDHSRFPYQYPRRQVDASHPLFSLDHHRCILCTRCVRVCDEIEAVHVWDVGYRGSSCSIIAGLDQPWGEVAACTNCGKCVDVCPTGALFRKEDGSGEKQPHPERAHQLVEARTEHHWHNQ
- a CDS encoding oxidoreductase — its product is MTLATPPKLRFATVWLAGCSGCHMSFLDLDEWLFELAERVEIVYSPVASDIKVFPEGVDLCLVEGAVANADNLELALQLRARSKVVVSFGDCAVSANVPGMRNLWAGVEGGSRQSVLKRGYVELADTGAQHPHAPGIVPELLERVLPLHELIPVDHFLPGCPPSAERIRTFLEALLRGEAPPMEGPAMLGFG